The proteins below come from a single Stomoxys calcitrans chromosome 1, idStoCalc2.1, whole genome shotgun sequence genomic window:
- the LOC106089613 gene encoding serine/arginine repetitive matrix protein 2 isoform X2 codes for MNFSMSMVLPGLYVGNYRDSKDTQQLDKFQITHIVAIHDSPRRLLPDKHYLCVMAADTPDQNLSQYFTVCNDFIHAARLREGNVLIHCLAGMSRSVTVAVAYIMTATNLSWKDALKVVRAGRAVANPNVGFQTQLQEFEMYRLSEERRRLRERYPSMALEKLDRIKCMAALDNYEELLQNRDICEGNCVRGEKCPTGVCNMDPTKGLFRRRPSSASTRSRLRPQVSTPGVTTAQSCPNSPKHSGQGVGARRSLGGERIPEDEEAHLSPTTSSEAAEYAAAVEASKKEAQERQQQRQLQRSPSRNSTRSPRVSSAGSRLTGNATKADNSPKAQRSNNGATGGAAAGAKSGGSSSGGGSNGAANLQRSASTVSGLAVRPRSSPAGLHSYTGSVPSSVHGSRVDLRDTDKGSAIYLGCTAPRNSTLSLASSGSSAPPSPARTPPVSPRHGVRRSASLVKKTR; via the exons ATGAATTTTTCCATGTCCATG GTATTGCCTGGTTTATATGTGGGCAATTATCGAGACTCCAAAGATACCCAACAACTGGACAAATTCCAAATAACCCACATAGTGGCCATACATGATAGTCCCCGTAGATTGTTGCCG GATAAACATTATCTGTGCGTTATGGCTGCCGATACCCCCGATCAAAATCTCTCACAATATTTTACAGTCTGCAATGATTTCATACATGCTGCCCGTTTGCGAGAGGGCAATGTCCTCATTCACTGCTTGGCTGGTATGTCACGATCAGTCACCGTGGCCGTGGCCTACATAATGACTGCCACCAATTTGTCCTGGAAGGATGCCTTAAAGGTGGTGCGAGCTGGCAGGGCTGTGGCCAATCCGAATGTGGGCTTTCAGACGCAACTGCAAGAATTCGAAATGTATCGCCTTAGCGAAGAGAGAAGACGCCTGAGGGAGCGATATCCTTCGATGGCCTTGGAGAAACTCGATCGTATTAAATGTATGGCCGCCTTGGACAACTATGAGGAGCTCTTGCAAAATCGCGATATTTGTGAGGGAAATTGTGTGCGTGGCGAAAAGTGTCCCACAG GTGTTTGCAACATGGACCCCACCAAAGGTCTTTTCCGCCGACGACCTTCATCTGCCTCAACACGATCACGCCTACGGCCACAAGTATCGACACCAGGCGTTACCACCGCTCAATCGTGCCCAAATTCACCTAAACACTCAGGCCAAGGCGTGGGTGCACGTCGCTCATTGGGCGGCGAACGCATACCTGAAGACGAAGAGGCCCACCTAAGTCCTACCACCTCGTCCGAGGCTGCCGAATATGCGGCTGCCGTTGAGGCCAGTAAAAAAGAAGCCCAAGAACGTCAACAACAGCGACAACTGCAGCGGTCACCCTCGAGAAACTCCACACGTTCGCCACGTGTCAGCAGTGCTGGCAGCCGTTTGACGGGCAATGCGACGAAAGCCGACAACTCACCCAAGGCTCAAAGATCGAATAATGGGGCTACGGGTGGTGCTGCCGCCGGCGCCAAAAGCGGTGGTAGCAGCAGCGGTGGCGGCAGTAATGGGGCAGCTAATTTGCAACGCAGTGCCAGCACGGTTAGTGGCTTGGCGGTGCGCCCTCGCAGTAGTCCTGCTGGTTTACATTCCTATACAG GTTCCGTGCCATCGTCCGTCCATGGCTCACGTGTCGATTTGCGTGACACCGATAAAGGATCTGCTATTTATTTAGGATGCACAGCACCACGCAATTCTACCCTATCACTGGCCTCGTCGGGCTCCTCAGCACCACCCTCACCGGCAAGAACACCACCAGTAAGTCCAAGACACGGTGTGCGAAG ATCTGCAAGTCTAGTGAAGAAAACAAGATGA
- the LOC106089613 gene encoding serine/arginine repetitive matrix protein 2 isoform X1: protein MGNGMNKVLPGLYVGNYRDSKDTQQLDKFQITHIVAIHDSPRRLLPDKHYLCVMAADTPDQNLSQYFTVCNDFIHAARLREGNVLIHCLAGMSRSVTVAVAYIMTATNLSWKDALKVVRAGRAVANPNVGFQTQLQEFEMYRLSEERRRLRERYPSMALEKLDRIKCMAALDNYEELLQNRDICEGNCVRGEKCPTGVCNMDPTKGLFRRRPSSASTRSRLRPQVSTPGVTTAQSCPNSPKHSGQGVGARRSLGGERIPEDEEAHLSPTTSSEAAEYAAAVEASKKEAQERQQQRQLQRSPSRNSTRSPRVSSAGSRLTGNATKADNSPKAQRSNNGATGGAAAGAKSGGSSSGGGSNGAANLQRSASTVSGLAVRPRSSPAGLHSYTGSVPSSVHGSRVDLRDTDKGSAIYLGCTAPRNSTLSLASSGSSAPPSPARTPPVSPRHGVRRSASLVKKTR, encoded by the exons GTATTGCCTGGTTTATATGTGGGCAATTATCGAGACTCCAAAGATACCCAACAACTGGACAAATTCCAAATAACCCACATAGTGGCCATACATGATAGTCCCCGTAGATTGTTGCCG GATAAACATTATCTGTGCGTTATGGCTGCCGATACCCCCGATCAAAATCTCTCACAATATTTTACAGTCTGCAATGATTTCATACATGCTGCCCGTTTGCGAGAGGGCAATGTCCTCATTCACTGCTTGGCTGGTATGTCACGATCAGTCACCGTGGCCGTGGCCTACATAATGACTGCCACCAATTTGTCCTGGAAGGATGCCTTAAAGGTGGTGCGAGCTGGCAGGGCTGTGGCCAATCCGAATGTGGGCTTTCAGACGCAACTGCAAGAATTCGAAATGTATCGCCTTAGCGAAGAGAGAAGACGCCTGAGGGAGCGATATCCTTCGATGGCCTTGGAGAAACTCGATCGTATTAAATGTATGGCCGCCTTGGACAACTATGAGGAGCTCTTGCAAAATCGCGATATTTGTGAGGGAAATTGTGTGCGTGGCGAAAAGTGTCCCACAG GTGTTTGCAACATGGACCCCACCAAAGGTCTTTTCCGCCGACGACCTTCATCTGCCTCAACACGATCACGCCTACGGCCACAAGTATCGACACCAGGCGTTACCACCGCTCAATCGTGCCCAAATTCACCTAAACACTCAGGCCAAGGCGTGGGTGCACGTCGCTCATTGGGCGGCGAACGCATACCTGAAGACGAAGAGGCCCACCTAAGTCCTACCACCTCGTCCGAGGCTGCCGAATATGCGGCTGCCGTTGAGGCCAGTAAAAAAGAAGCCCAAGAACGTCAACAACAGCGACAACTGCAGCGGTCACCCTCGAGAAACTCCACACGTTCGCCACGTGTCAGCAGTGCTGGCAGCCGTTTGACGGGCAATGCGACGAAAGCCGACAACTCACCCAAGGCTCAAAGATCGAATAATGGGGCTACGGGTGGTGCTGCCGCCGGCGCCAAAAGCGGTGGTAGCAGCAGCGGTGGCGGCAGTAATGGGGCAGCTAATTTGCAACGCAGTGCCAGCACGGTTAGTGGCTTGGCGGTGCGCCCTCGCAGTAGTCCTGCTGGTTTACATTCCTATACAG GTTCCGTGCCATCGTCCGTCCATGGCTCACGTGTCGATTTGCGTGACACCGATAAAGGATCTGCTATTTATTTAGGATGCACAGCACCACGCAATTCTACCCTATCACTGGCCTCGTCGGGCTCCTCAGCACCACCCTCACCGGCAAGAACACCACCAGTAAGTCCAAGACACGGTGTGCGAAG ATCTGCAAGTCTAGTGAAGAAAACAAGATGA